Proteins from a genomic interval of Pseudodesulfovibrio nedwellii:
- a CDS encoding alpha/beta fold hydrolase → MRKLILCALLIILGAVVVFQGENLFQEGLKGYLALNGVSSRFIHKNESTVFIFEGGKENLETVILLHGVGGNALTSWFQLLPELAKNYHVVAPDMFFANLPDLVNSGYHINFERQLVELLFEDLKISKASLVGLSFGAWPALQMATGSPERVKDLVLISPLDGSANKIVAGLDLNKENPGKDFYYRIFKTPPPVPNLFLQSHWDRTSRVFAALPRFQVQLDLEGRKLNAALSNIKCPVLIVYGQEDRVIPREHFDDMEANIEGSLLRGLERSGHAVVWDQPEQLALAVDSFLARVEE, encoded by the coding sequence ATGAGAAAACTAATACTATGTGCTCTTTTGATTATTCTTGGCGCGGTTGTTGTCTTTCAGGGAGAGAACCTGTTTCAGGAAGGCTTGAAGGGCTATCTTGCCCTAAATGGGGTTTCTTCGAGGTTTATCCATAAAAATGAAAGTACTGTCTTTATCTTTGAGGGCGGGAAAGAGAATCTTGAAACTGTCATCCTTCTCCATGGCGTCGGAGGTAACGCCTTAACCTCTTGGTTTCAACTTCTTCCTGAACTGGCAAAAAATTATCACGTTGTTGCTCCGGATATGTTTTTTGCCAATCTCCCGGACTTAGTCAATTCAGGTTACCATATTAATTTTGAAAGACAGCTTGTCGAATTACTTTTTGAGGACTTGAAAATATCCAAAGCATCATTGGTAGGTCTGTCCTTCGGGGCATGGCCAGCGTTACAGATGGCCACAGGATCCCCGGAAAGAGTTAAGGACTTAGTCCTGATTTCTCCATTGGATGGGAGTGCCAATAAGATTGTTGCAGGCTTGGATTTAAATAAAGAAAATCCAGGCAAAGATTTTTATTACCGCATATTTAAAACTCCCCCTCCTGTTCCTAATCTGTTTTTACAATCTCATTGGGACAGGACTTCTCGCGTTTTTGCTGCATTGCCTCGTTTTCAAGTCCAATTGGATTTAGAGGGCAGGAAGTTGAATGCCGCTCTCTCTAATATCAAATGTCCAGTACTTATTGTGTATGGGCAGGAAGATCGGGTAATACCTCGTGAGCACTTCGATGATATGGAAGCTAACATTGAAGGAAGCTTGTTGCGAGGACTGGAGCGAAGCGGGCATGCCGTGGTTTGGGACCAGCCTGAGCAACTTGCGTTAGCAGTGGACTCATTTTTGGCGAGAGTGGAGGAGTAA
- a CDS encoding prepilin-type N-terminal cleavage/methylation domain-containing protein, whose product MKREAGFTLIEVLITLIVLSVGALAIMKHTSQTQDLMAEIRHLDTISRLAGLKMQDLEKDGFSSSLSREGTFEDHPGYEWSASSHLLKDGGWYRLKLVVRRDDTDRSVKVERIFRELL is encoded by the coding sequence ATGAAGCGTGAAGCAGGGTTTACTCTTATTGAGGTGCTCATTACGTTGATTGTCCTCAGCGTTGGTGCGCTGGCTATCATGAAACACACTTCGCAGACGCAGGATTTGATGGCAGAGATTCGTCATCTTGATACCATCTCCCGTCTCGCCGGATTGAAAATGCAAGATTTGGAAAAGGACGGTTTTTCTTCTTCGCTTTCCAGAGAGGGCACTTTTGAAGATCATCCTGGCTATGAATGGAGCGCGAGTTCGCACCTCCTAAAAGACGGTGGATGGTATCGTTTGAAACTGGTTGTCAGGCGGGACGATACGGACCGGTCTGTTAAGGTAGAACGGATTTTCCGCGAGTTACTATGA
- a CDS encoding type II secretion system protein GspJ produces the protein MKKIKKGRIATRGDRAGFTLIEVLVAVALSSVIMMALFGMFNSVVDVASSVKFQESSSYGERTFEGILFDDLRSVYAASGDSFRFKGKSGSFLGIDGLLMEFCSTASLNNFGTSPSFSLQRVEYVMKGGSDTKNIYRRERNNCGLSGDWEWVEVPILKEISDIEIEYYDPEDNSFVTEWDGGNAQYPQAVNVKVVYPGNREHLFTVGLSAMVEDES, from the coding sequence ATGAAAAAGATAAAAAAAGGAAGAATTGCGACGCGAGGAGATAGGGCCGGCTTTACGCTTATCGAGGTCCTTGTGGCTGTTGCGTTGTCTTCAGTGATTATGATGGCTTTGTTCGGTATGTTTAATTCCGTTGTGGACGTTGCGTCCAGTGTCAAATTTCAAGAAAGCTCATCTTATGGTGAACGCACCTTTGAGGGGATTCTTTTTGATGACCTGCGTTCGGTTTATGCGGCTTCGGGTGATTCCTTTCGTTTTAAAGGGAAGAGTGGCTCTTTCCTCGGTATTGACGGCCTGCTTATGGAGTTTTGCTCAACTGCGAGCCTGAATAACTTCGGAACTAGTCCTTCTTTTTCGTTGCAAAGAGTCGAGTATGTTATGAAAGGCGGTTCAGATACGAAAAATATTTACCGTCGGGAAAGGAACAATTGTGGACTTTCGGGGGATTGGGAGTGGGTCGAGGTCCCTATTCTTAAAGAAATTTCGGATATTGAAATCGAATATTATGATCCTGAGGATAACTCTTTTGTGACGGAATGGGATGGTGGTAACGCGCAATACCCTCAAGCAGTTAATGTAAAGGTTGTATATCCAGGTAATCGGGAGCATCTGTTCACAGTTGGGTTATCTGCGATGGTAGAAGATGAGAGTTAA
- a CDS encoding type II secretion system protein GspK — translation MRHQNKDGSVLIVVLLVLAAAAFLILESGKFLRIDYSSAAYQRVVVAGGSLLRSGLTVAKEILLEDIKDNGNSADHKFDNWANIEVFYDEISASLESGDISGRIIPEDGRIHLNSFRAGNDVGKDLGEIFVRLVEGLCSAHGIEADSNIYLKSIKIWLGEKDTQGDKDWYAGQEPAFISTNGPFRAPDELLLVRWEGVEPEDIRKVFYGANGIPGLRKFITVWSSGKINVNIAEREVIAAMIPNSELSAEFVEAVENYRNEGANDFSLPWYKGIAMRVGGDMSNFPDKALASKSSVFRVLLTATIGAGHLNSTTILRRDSKRCVVLFENIH, via the coding sequence ATGAGACACCAAAATAAAGATGGATCGGTTCTTATTGTCGTCTTGCTCGTCTTGGCTGCTGCTGCATTTCTGATATTGGAGAGTGGTAAGTTTCTGAGGATTGATTATTCTAGCGCCGCTTATCAGCGAGTTGTTGTTGCTGGGGGGAGTTTGCTGCGCTCTGGGTTGACCGTGGCCAAGGAAATACTGCTTGAAGATATAAAGGACAATGGGAATAGTGCCGATCATAAGTTTGATAATTGGGCCAACATTGAGGTTTTTTATGACGAGATATCCGCTTCGCTTGAATCCGGTGATATCAGTGGGCGTATAATTCCTGAAGATGGTCGGATTCATTTGAATTCATTCCGTGCAGGGAATGATGTAGGGAAAGATCTTGGTGAAATTTTTGTCAGACTTGTTGAGGGCTTATGTTCGGCGCATGGAATTGAGGCTGATTCAAACATTTATCTGAAATCAATTAAGATCTGGCTAGGGGAAAAGGATACACAAGGGGACAAGGATTGGTACGCAGGGCAGGAACCAGCGTTCATCTCAACCAACGGTCCTTTTCGAGCCCCCGATGAATTGTTGCTGGTTAGATGGGAGGGAGTCGAGCCAGAAGATATTCGTAAAGTGTTTTATGGTGCGAATGGGATTCCTGGACTCAGAAAATTTATTACCGTTTGGAGTAGTGGTAAAATCAACGTCAATATCGCTGAGCGTGAGGTGATTGCGGCTATGATACCTAATTCGGAGTTGAGTGCTGAATTTGTGGAAGCCGTTGAGAACTACAGGAATGAGGGGGCTAACGATTTCTCCCTTCCTTGGTATAAGGGTATTGCCATGAGAGTCGGGGGCGATATGTCCAATTTCCCGGATAAAGCTCTAGCCAGTAAGAGTTCAGTTTTCCGTGTGTTGTTGACCGCTACAATCGGTGCGGGGCATCTTAATTCTACTACCATTCTTAGAAGAGACTCTAAGCGGTGTGTTGTGTTGTTCGAGAATATCCATTAG
- a CDS encoding PilN domain-containing protein, with protein sequence MKNGVGYITLSDGKMHFLLRQDRNSEPLMLSSSIESDAKALSMAMSYAMDNNAIFERAVVGIDGRNCILRNFQLPIQNRRQIDQVVAFELDEDLPFERHELVSDYFRGRYSDGTSFLSVASVRKEPVADLIGLFQEQGVEVERIDVDVAAFARACASRFSNYERCVGLEVGKDRMLFCHLVDGQVLSLAVIPWGESFLVNSFATKKGLSVNEVDRIMVFAGENPVEDSGNDIQEAFQKQLEAFVGKQLREIYRLLGDSEWPSRFILSGDVVRIQTFRKAFEEASEGHLDIWDELSLKLGDEVDEGQRGSGLATSFGLTEESDASFNFRKDEFALVGANSVWHQEAWFFAVLFLSIFIAWGAYSYATLIANDRELAYLEEATLQTYKDALPEVSQSLAPMQYQSIISSRVDMLSGRPDDQAGGKSVSVIETLRVVSAVLDKKIDVEFISLNLDSRRIDLQGETRSMNAVDSVRKAIEKTKVFQGAKIKNATANKKSKRIRFEIEVQR encoded by the coding sequence ATGAAAAATGGCGTTGGTTATATAACTTTATCTGATGGAAAGATGCACTTCTTGTTACGGCAGGATAGGAATTCCGAGCCATTAATGCTGTCCTCGTCCATTGAGTCAGATGCAAAAGCTTTGTCCATGGCCATGAGTTATGCCATGGACAATAATGCCATATTCGAGCGAGCCGTCGTAGGGATTGACGGAAGGAATTGTATTCTTAGGAATTTTCAACTGCCGATCCAAAATCGTCGACAGATTGATCAGGTTGTGGCGTTTGAATTGGATGAAGATCTTCCCTTTGAGCGTCATGAATTGGTGAGTGACTATTTCAGGGGACGTTATTCGGATGGGACTTCGTTTCTTTCTGTAGCGTCTGTGAGAAAAGAGCCTGTCGCGGATCTTATAGGGCTTTTTCAGGAACAGGGTGTTGAGGTTGAAAGGATTGATGTGGATGTGGCCGCTTTTGCCCGGGCCTGTGCGAGTCGGTTCTCTAATTATGAGAGATGCGTTGGCTTGGAGGTAGGCAAGGATCGAATGCTCTTTTGCCACTTGGTTGATGGTCAAGTTCTGAGCTTAGCGGTCATTCCCTGGGGTGAATCTTTTTTGGTAAATTCATTTGCTACAAAAAAGGGTTTGTCTGTCAATGAAGTCGATCGGATAATGGTTTTTGCGGGGGAGAACCCGGTCGAGGATTCAGGGAATGATATTCAAGAGGCATTTCAAAAACAACTCGAGGCTTTTGTTGGCAAACAACTGCGAGAAATTTATAGGCTTCTTGGAGACTCTGAATGGCCCTCACGCTTCATTTTGAGTGGCGATGTCGTACGAATTCAAACTTTCAGAAAAGCGTTTGAAGAAGCTTCTGAAGGGCATTTAGATATTTGGGATGAGTTGTCTCTCAAGCTTGGTGACGAAGTCGATGAAGGGCAGAGGGGGAGTGGGCTTGCCACTTCCTTTGGCTTGACGGAAGAGTCTGATGCTTCATTCAATTTCAGGAAAGATGAATTTGCTTTGGTTGGGGCGAATTCTGTATGGCATCAGGAAGCTTGGTTCTTTGCCGTGCTTTTTCTTTCGATCTTTATTGCCTGGGGTGCGTATTCCTATGCGACTTTAATCGCCAATGATCGCGAACTGGCATATTTGGAAGAAGCAACGCTTCAAACCTATAAAGATGCCTTGCCTGAAGTGAGCCAGAGCCTTGCCCCCATGCAATACCAGAGTATTATTTCATCACGGGTCGATATGCTTTCCGGAAGGCCAGATGACCAGGCTGGGGGAAAAAGCGTATCGGTTATTGAAACGCTTCGTGTAGTGAGCGCTGTTCTGGATAAGAAAATTGATGTTGAATTTATCAGCCTCAATTTGGACAGTAGACGAATTGATCTTCAAGGGGAAACCCGATCCATGAACGCGGTGGATAGTGTTCGCAAGGCCATTGAGAAAACGAAAGTTTTTCAGGGAGCGAAGATTAAGAATGCCACAGCGAACAAAAAATCGAAAAGAATTCGTTTTGAAATTGAGGTGCAGCGATGA
- a CDS encoding ExeA family protein, with translation MVAKSRLNPFGDSSKDFVFFPSLSHKKGVHRIVRGLESNCGLILLTGEIGIGKTSLARYIQSYLSNGFVFVELGNPYQTPLEQVFHCCERFGLDSAGLSSIHDCVGKLEKYFHTLLENGKRPVIVFDESHLLTKRHLNLIHILSNLRAQDGPLVQILLVGQLEILDLLATEGMEALNQRIGVRCELSPLVLDDTDKYIHFKLEKGGRIGMASFSREAVEHIWKESGGLPRLINHVCAHALDGLAFKDTNVVTPKMVDEVCHDSVYTGLFQVRTKKQPPRRTLIGAGGIATLLVMFVLVVAWALRDPVSSQVASTTVDSKDVRTQVDTTVLSAAGLSDVSDNKEPRSVWKYEERVPASAPEQASVDRTQDKIKSTVEDSLYPEVLVVVEEPSFDLNSGQSAAGPHALGEPKDGSVHPVIGELVIGAIAWNKDVAASIAVINSKLLHVGESVDDVKVIDIGQGYVSFEFDGELFRRTISR, from the coding sequence ATGGTCGCAAAAAGCAGGCTTAACCCATTTGGTGACTCATCGAAAGATTTCGTGTTTTTCCCTTCCTTGAGTCACAAGAAAGGCGTGCACAGAATCGTTCGTGGCCTTGAGTCCAATTGTGGCTTGATCTTGCTCACAGGCGAGATCGGCATCGGTAAGACGTCCCTGGCCCGATATATTCAGAGCTACCTTTCTAATGGATTTGTTTTTGTAGAGCTTGGTAATCCCTATCAGACTCCATTGGAGCAGGTTTTCCATTGTTGCGAAAGGTTCGGCTTGGATTCAGCCGGGTTGAGTTCCATACACGACTGTGTAGGAAAACTAGAGAAATATTTTCATACCCTTTTGGAGAATGGTAAGCGGCCCGTTATTGTTTTTGACGAAAGTCATTTGCTGACGAAGCGACATCTGAACTTGATTCATATTCTTTCCAATCTTCGTGCGCAGGATGGCCCGCTCGTACAGATTCTGCTTGTCGGGCAGTTGGAAATACTCGATTTGTTGGCGACTGAAGGCATGGAAGCCCTGAATCAGCGAATCGGTGTTCGCTGCGAACTTTCTCCGCTTGTCCTAGATGATACGGATAAGTATATCCATTTCAAGCTGGAAAAAGGTGGACGGATCGGAATGGCGTCTTTTTCCCGTGAAGCGGTTGAGCATATTTGGAAGGAGAGTGGTGGGTTACCACGTCTTATCAATCATGTCTGTGCGCATGCATTGGATGGTCTGGCTTTCAAGGATACGAACGTTGTTACGCCTAAGATGGTTGATGAAGTCTGCCACGATTCTGTTTATACGGGCTTGTTCCAAGTGAGGACGAAGAAGCAGCCACCTAGGAGGACGTTAATTGGGGCAGGAGGGATTGCAACCCTCCTGGTGATGTTTGTCCTCGTTGTTGCTTGGGCTCTGAGGGACCCCGTATCAAGTCAAGTCGCATCGACAACAGTTGATAGTAAAGACGTTCGGACTCAAGTTGATACAACTGTATTATCCGCTGCAGGTCTTAGTGATGTCTCTGATAACAAAGAGCCTCGTTCGGTCTGGAAGTATGAAGAGCGCGTTCCTGCAAGTGCGCCAGAGCAGGCCTCGGTAGATAGAACCCAAGATAAAATTAAATCGACTGTTGAAGACAGTCTATACCCAGAGGTCCTAGTCGTAGTTGAGGAACCTAGTTTTGATTTAAATTCAGGGCAATCAGCAGCTGGCCCCCATGCGCTAGGAGAACCGAAGGATGGCAGCGTCCATCCAGTCATTGGTGAATTGGTGATAGGTGCAATTGCCTGGAATAAGGATGTGGCAGCAAGTATCGCCGTCATCAATTCTAAGCTTCTCCATGTAGGAGAATCTGTTGACGATGTTAAGGTGATAGATATAGGACAAGGCTACGTGTCGTTTGAGTTTGATGGAGAACTCTTTCGGCGAACAATTTCACGATAA
- the gspG gene encoding type II secretion system major pseudopilin GspG: MGFSRMKHGKGRKRQGREGFTLIELMVVIVILGVLAGLIVPQFMDEPQKARVVKAKMQMESISTSLKKFYIDNGFYPTTEQGLEALVRKPSTGRTPKNYASSGYLPKVPKDPWGTQYIYISPGKHGKFDLSSYGADGVSGGKDGDADVNSWQID; encoded by the coding sequence ATGGGTTTTTCTAGGATGAAGCACGGGAAAGGTCGGAAGCGTCAAGGCCGTGAAGGGTTTACTTTAATCGAGCTGATGGTTGTCATTGTCATTTTGGGTGTTCTTGCAGGCTTGATTGTCCCGCAGTTCATGGATGAGCCGCAAAAAGCGCGCGTGGTTAAAGCCAAAATGCAGATGGAGAGCATCTCCACGTCCTTGAAAAAATTTTACATTGATAATGGTTTTTATCCGACAACCGAACAAGGTCTAGAAGCGCTTGTGAGGAAGCCGTCGACTGGCAGGACGCCGAAGAATTATGCCTCTTCCGGCTATCTTCCGAAGGTTCCGAAAGACCCATGGGGAACGCAGTATATTTACATCTCACCCGGCAAGCACGGAAAGTTTGATTTATCTTCATATGGCGCGGACGGTGTTTCTGGTGGAAAAGATGGTGATGCGGATGTCAACAGCTGGCAGATCGACTAG
- a CDS encoding pilus assembly FimT family protein → MSTAGRSTRHHNGGFTLFELLVVIAILAVVAGLVVPQIDMSGDGGGIESVVRSVRGALDQGRTHAKLTRSDVIMEFRLESVRFTGGEGELVFPESARFREIVFAGEGDRTGKELLIDRRGITSAAILRIEVDEKLYSLFVSPVIRELEYREGAVHFTDFAE, encoded by the coding sequence ATGTCAACAGCTGGCAGATCGACTAGGCACCACAACGGTGGGTTCACTCTTTTTGAGCTGCTTGTTGTCATAGCGATCCTTGCAGTCGTCGCGGGGTTGGTCGTGCCGCAAATCGACATGAGCGGCGATGGTGGTGGTATCGAGTCCGTGGTTCGTTCTGTGCGAGGAGCGCTGGACCAGGGGCGCACACATGCTAAGCTGACTAGAAGTGATGTCATTATGGAGTTTAGGCTGGAGTCTGTTCGTTTCACCGGCGGTGAAGGTGAACTTGTTTTTCCTGAGTCAGCTCGTTTTCGGGAGATTGTGTTTGCTGGAGAAGGGGACAGGACAGGAAAAGAACTGCTGATAGATCGGCGGGGAATAACATCGGCTGCTATTCTTAGGATAGAAGTTGACGAGAAATTATATAGTCTTTTTGTGAGCCCGGTTATACGAGAACTGGAATACAGGGAAGGGGCTGTCCATTTTACGGATTTTGCCGAATAG
- a CDS encoding tetratricopeptide repeat protein, translating to MKLGLCVWLIFLFTTLLAGGCTSTRPVVEVSTDLSVVSLVSLDAVKAYEAGEGQKSLELYQQLVAANSSDHVSLNNMGVILLRGGQGEAALDAFESASLLAPMNSNYLVNVGFAQIKIQNYDESLSFFDRAIQINPRNAVAYYGKGVAFFYMNEPEIALGLFRQSVALEPTSAESLFMKGYAEQRNGLWMDAVKDYTAYMFFSENPTQKANAYSNRALCYFQLKDYKSGMTDLDEAMKLNDSSAVYYYNRAQGYQMRQDYENAVSDYTRAISRKSSFPEAYINRGELNYLLEKEEKGCADLKRACDLGYCGPFEKYESAGKCEN from the coding sequence ATGAAATTGGGACTTTGTGTGTGGCTGATATTTTTGTTTACAACCCTGCTTGCTGGAGGGTGTACTTCCACGCGTCCGGTAGTCGAAGTCTCAACAGATCTGAGTGTGGTAAGTCTTGTCAGCTTGGATGCTGTGAAAGCGTATGAAGCTGGCGAGGGACAGAAAAGCCTTGAGTTGTATCAACAACTTGTGGCCGCCAACTCGTCCGACCATGTTTCTCTGAATAACATGGGCGTGATCCTGCTCCGGGGTGGTCAGGGTGAGGCCGCTCTTGACGCATTTGAAAGTGCATCCCTGCTTGCTCCCATGAATTCCAATTATCTTGTCAATGTAGGGTTTGCCCAGATCAAGATTCAGAACTATGATGAGTCCCTGAGTTTTTTTGACAGAGCCATACAGATCAATCCACGCAATGCTGTTGCCTACTATGGCAAAGGTGTCGCATTTTTTTATATGAATGAGCCTGAAATAGCCCTCGGTCTTTTCCGCCAGTCCGTTGCTCTTGAACCTACCAGTGCGGAAAGTCTTTTTATGAAGGGGTATGCCGAGCAAAGGAACGGTCTCTGGATGGATGCTGTAAAAGACTACACCGCGTATATGTTCTTCAGTGAAAATCCTACTCAGAAAGCGAACGCCTATTCAAATCGTGCCCTTTGTTACTTTCAGTTGAAAGATTATAAGAGCGGGATGACTGATCTTGATGAAGCCATGAAGCTGAACGATTCAAGTGCGGTATATTACTACAACCGCGCACAAGGTTATCAAATGCGGCAGGATTATGAAAATGCCGTGTCCGATTATACTCGAGCTATCTCGCGTAAGTCTAGTTTTCCTGAAGCCTATATCAACAGGGGCGAGCTGAATTACCTTCTTGAAAAAGAAGAGAAGGGGTGTGCGGATTTGAAACGAGCTTGCGATCTGGGTTATTGTGGGCCTTTTGAAAAATATGAATCAGCTGGAAAATGCGAGAATTAG
- a CDS encoding type II secretion system protein N has protein sequence MRELEIGRLIGRWPRLALNLSTISVVAYFLASAAVVLVVEPKLPSIHGTSIKSVQSASKVSIPPLKYFAPIWSRNAFKAARPKPPVAKKKTLAQLPVAKLNIKLVGTIYSDVTVLSRAVTLQGNKQKLVKIGDKLSGFKIVEIQRRAIVLQKGNQKQLLLIDNTDKKIAAKKGVARKMLPRRDLKAKLQDLDSLSRDIQFAPATRGKQKGLWVRQLRAGSLFSKAGLQKDDVVLSVGGSLVAHGVNPLTLFKLLDQPQVNVGILRDGKPIQLVLILTGK, from the coding sequence ATGCGAGAATTAGAAATTGGCAGGCTTATTGGGCGTTGGCCGAGACTTGCCCTGAATCTTTCAACCATATCGGTGGTTGCCTATTTTCTTGCGAGCGCTGCCGTGGTGCTCGTCGTTGAACCAAAGCTGCCTTCAATACACGGCACGAGTATAAAATCTGTTCAGTCAGCAAGTAAAGTTTCAATTCCACCGTTGAAATATTTCGCACCGATTTGGAGTAGGAATGCTTTCAAGGCCGCTAGGCCTAAGCCTCCTGTAGCGAAGAAAAAAACACTTGCTCAGTTACCGGTGGCAAAGCTGAATATCAAGTTGGTGGGTACTATTTATTCAGATGTGACTGTATTGTCGCGTGCTGTAACACTTCAAGGCAACAAACAGAAATTGGTTAAAATTGGCGATAAGCTTAGTGGATTCAAAATAGTCGAGATACAGAGGAGGGCAATAGTTCTTCAAAAAGGTAATCAAAAACAACTGTTGCTCATAGATAATACTGACAAGAAGATTGCAGCGAAAAAGGGAGTAGCGCGTAAGATGCTCCCACGTCGTGATCTAAAGGCCAAGTTGCAGGATCTCGACTCTCTTTCCCGGGACATACAGTTTGCACCTGCTACTCGTGGAAAACAAAAAGGTCTGTGGGTTAGACAGTTGCGTGCAGGTAGTCTGTTTAGTAAGGCTGGATTACAGAAAGACGATGTCGTGTTGTCTGTAGGCGGTAGTCTTGTAGCTCATGGAGTTAACCCGTTGACTTTATTTAAATTGCTGGATCAACCACAAGTCAATGTGGGTATACTGAGGGATGGCAAGCCTATACAACTTGTTTTGATCCTGACAGGAAAATAA
- the gspD gene encoding type II secretion system secretin GspD, with product MRMIRLFLLVFLALWLAAAPVMAAQKAKIAPQRTISMDFKNVDLHILIKFISELTGRNFIVDKRVAGRVTAYSPSKLSIEEAYKAFESIMVVNNFAIVATKIENEYKIVPMVEARRLGIPVQAGRSVRSDSGEELITQIIPLKNSSAPELSKLLVNMTDKNGLVSVYNPTNTLIITAPAANIEALLSIIKEVDKGSYASQMETFPLVHGDAKTIAGSISKIMTSKIQEMEKVGKKAMALVEADVRTNSVVALGDPASLDTISDMISALDIPTPVGKDDIHFMSLENADAEDVAKILNELISRQTDKDGKKTKLSKDIKVVADKATNSLIITARPDEFATLEGTIKQLDILRKQVYIEALIMEVSVDSSFSFGVNWAVGGSGGDTSVFGSTNTGGGSITVPSATSAAPVLTFPDGGTIGTILSNAVNIGGTAYSIQSIINLAETNNDYKILATPQLMTLDNEKASVNVVDNIPFSKQTQTSNVNSDYASQSLDYKDVGVKLEITPHIGERGTLRLEVKQEISRVINSLVALSSTQNVIAPTTKKREVETVIQMQDNQTVVIAGLINDDNTNNKAQVPGLGDMPLFGWLFKQKEEKSSATNLFIFITPRIIDTYDESSALARLKKRTIYDAELGADGQGLPKMVMSDPLNPIFIFPEKKGALSEKDLEQ from the coding sequence ATGCGAATGATACGTTTGTTCTTGTTGGTATTCTTGGCTCTCTGGCTTGCTGCCGCTCCTGTAATGGCAGCACAGAAGGCTAAGATTGCTCCTCAACGTACTATTAGCATGGATTTTAAGAACGTTGATCTTCATATCCTGATCAAGTTTATAAGCGAACTAACCGGACGAAATTTCATTGTGGATAAAAGGGTCGCCGGGCGAGTTACAGCCTATTCTCCCTCCAAGTTATCCATTGAAGAAGCATACAAGGCATTTGAATCAATTATGGTGGTCAATAACTTTGCCATTGTCGCTACCAAGATAGAGAACGAATATAAAATTGTTCCTATGGTCGAGGCAAGGCGGTTGGGGATTCCCGTTCAGGCCGGTCGATCAGTCAGGTCTGACTCTGGTGAAGAACTAATCACTCAGATCATTCCTCTCAAGAATTCCAGTGCCCCGGAGTTGTCCAAGTTGCTGGTTAATATGACCGATAAGAATGGTTTGGTGAGTGTTTATAATCCCACAAATACGCTGATTATTACCGCACCAGCTGCTAATATCGAGGCCCTCCTGTCTATCATCAAGGAAGTAGATAAGGGGTCATACGCCTCACAAATGGAGACCTTTCCGCTTGTTCATGGTGATGCCAAAACAATCGCTGGCAGCATCTCGAAGATCATGACTTCTAAGATTCAGGAGATGGAGAAGGTGGGCAAGAAAGCCATGGCTCTTGTGGAGGCGGATGTTCGGACGAACTCTGTGGTCGCCTTGGGTGACCCCGCCAGCCTGGATACCATTTCAGATATGATTTCAGCTTTGGATATCCCGACACCCGTTGGTAAGGACGATATTCATTTCATGAGTCTTGAAAATGCCGATGCTGAAGATGTTGCCAAGATTCTCAACGAATTGATTTCGCGTCAGACCGACAAAGATGGTAAGAAGACTAAGCTCTCCAAGGATATTAAGGTGGTGGCTGACAAGGCAACTAACAGTTTGATTATTACTGCCCGTCCTGATGAATTTGCCACGCTGGAGGGGACGATTAAGCAGCTCGATATACTCAGGAAGCAGGTGTATATTGAAGCGTTGATTATGGAAGTGTCGGTAGACTCAAGCTTTTCTTTTGGGGTTAATTGGGCTGTGGGTGGTTCTGGGGGTGATACCTCGGTATTTGGATCTACGAATACGGGCGGCGGTTCTATTACTGTTCCAAGTGCAACTTCTGCGGCTCCTGTGCTGACTTTTCCCGATGGCGGAACAATAGGAACAATACTTAGTAATGCAGTTAATATCGGTGGGACAGCATATAGCATCCAGTCTATCATTAATCTTGCTGAGACAAATAATGATTACAAGATATTGGCAACGCCTCAGTTAATGACCCTTGATAATGAGAAGGCTAGTGTTAATGTTGTAGATAATATTCCGTTTTCAAAGCAAACACAGACTTCAAATGTCAACTCAGACTATGCTTCACAAAGTTTGGATTATAAAGATGTTGGTGTTAAGCTAGAGATTACGCCTCATATTGGAGAACGTGGAACGCTGCGTCTCGAGGTTAAGCAGGAAATAAGTCGGGTTATTAATAGCCTTGTTGCCTTGTCTTCTACTCAAAATGTTATTGCTCCGACAACTAAGAAGCGGGAAGTTGAGACGGTCATTCAGATGCAGGATAACCAGACCGTAGTCATTGCTGGTTTGATCAATGATGATAATACAAACAATAAAGCCCAAGTCCCCGGCTTGGGAGATATGCCTTTGTTCGGATGGTTGTTTAAGCAGAAGGAAGAAAAGAGCTCTGCAACGAATTTGTTTATATTTATTACTCCTCGGATTATTGATACTTATGATGAGTCCTCTGCTTTAGCCCGATTGAAAAAAAGAACGATTTATGATGCCGAATTGGGAGCTGATGGCCAGGGACTTCCCAAGATGGTTATGTCCGATCCGTTGAACCCAATATTTATTTTCCCAGAGAAGAAAGGCGCGTTGTCTGAAAAGGATTTGGAGCAGTAA